Genomic DNA from Streptomyces diastaticus subsp. diastaticus:
TCACCGAGCGGGCCGCCTCCGTGCAGACCCGCATCGACGAGGCGACCGCCCGCCGTGACGCCGCCGCCGGCCAGCTGGAGGCCGAGGCGGCCACCGCCACCAAGGAGCGGGCCGTCGTCGCCGGGTCCGTCCCGTCCGACCTGCTGGCCCTCTACGACAAGCTCCGCGCCCAGCAGGGCGGCGTCGGCGCCGCCCGTCTCTACCAGCGCCGCTGCGAGGGCTGCCGCCTGGAGCTCAACATCACCGAGGTCAACGAGGTGAAGGCGGCCGCCCCCGACACCGTGCTGCGCTGCGAGAACTGCCGCCGCATCCTCGTCCGTACGGCCGACTCGGGCGTCTGATGCGGCAGTTCGCCGTCGAGGCGGACGGCGGGTCCCGGGGCAACCCGGGGCCCGCGGGGTACGGCGCCGTGGTCGTCGACGCCGCCACCGGCCAGACCCTCACCGAGACCGCCGGTTTCCTCGGCACGGCCACCAACAACACCGCCGAATACCACGGGTTGATCGCCGGACTCCGCGCCGCCCGTGACCTCGACCCCGAGGCCCGGGTCGAGGTCCGGATGGACTCCAAGCTCGTGGTCGAGCAGATGGCGGGCCGCTGGCGGATCAAGCACCCCGGCCTCCAGGAGCTGGCCGCCGAGGCTGCCGAGATCCTCCCGCCCGGGCAGGTCGCCTACGTCTGGATCCCCCGGGCCGAGAACCAGCACGCCGACCGCCTCGCCAACGAGGCGATGGACGCGGGCGCCCGCGGCGAGCGGTGGAGCCCGGCCGGCTCCACGGCCGACCTCCCCGCGGCCACGCCGCCCCCGGCCGCGGCCCCGCCGGACCTCTCCACCCCCACCACCTTCGTGCTGCTGCGCCACGGCGAGACCGCCCTCACCCCCGAGAAGCGGTTCTCCGGCAGCGGCGGCAGCGACCCCGCGCTCTCCGGTACGGGCCGCCGGCAGGCCGCCCGTACCGCCGAGGCGCTCGCCGCGCGCGGCACCGTACAGGCCGTCGTCAGCTCCCCGCTGCGGCGCTGCCGGGAGACCGCCGAGGCCGTCGCCGGCCGGCTCGGGCTCGCCGTCACCGTGGACGAGGGGCTGCGCGAGACCGCGTTCGGCGCCTGGGAGGGGCTGACCTTCGGAGAGGTCCGTGAGCGGTGGCCGGACCAGCTCACCGCCTGGCTCGCCGCACCCGGTGCGGCGCCCCCCGGCGGTGAGTCCTTCGAGGAGGTGGCGGCCCGCGTCGCCGAGGCCCGCGACCGGCTCCGCGCCGCCCACGCGGGACGTACGGTGCTACTGGTCAGCCACGTCACCCCGGTCAAGACGCTGGTGCGGCTGGCGCTGGACGCGCCCTGGCACTCCCTGTTCCGGATGGAACTGGCCGCCGCCTCCCTCTCGTCGGTCGCCTACTACGCCGACGGCAACGCCACGGTCCGCCTGCTCAACGACACCGGCCACCTGCTCTGACCGGCGCGCACGACGCTGCCCCGGGCCCTGTCTGGAGGAGCCCGGGGCAGCGGACGTTCAGTGCGGCCGTGCGGCTCAGTGGTGGCCGTGGGCCGTGCGCGAGGCACCGCCGAAGAGGCGGGCGACCGCGCGGAACGGCAGGGTGACGACGGTGGCGAGCGCACCGCCGATCTGACGGAAGACGTCTCCGACGGCCTTCAGCATGTGTGCTCCTCCGTTCGGTCTCCGACTGGCGGCCGGGGCGCCGGAAAGCGCCGGACCTGGCGCGTACCCGTGGGCCGTGGAGCGAAACGGCCACCGCTCAGCGCAGCCGCGAGGCCTCGCGGGCCAGCCGCTCCACCCGGTCCCAGTCCTTCGCGGCGAGGGCGTCGGCAGGGAGCATCCAGGAACCGCCGACGCAGCCGACGTTGGGCAGCGCCAGGTAGGCCGGGGCATTGGCGGGCGACACCCCGCCGGTCGGGCAGAACCGCGCCTGCGGCAGCGGCCCCGC
This window encodes:
- a CDS encoding bifunctional RNase H/acid phosphatase, which codes for MRQFAVEADGGSRGNPGPAGYGAVVVDAATGQTLTETAGFLGTATNNTAEYHGLIAGLRAARDLDPEARVEVRMDSKLVVEQMAGRWRIKHPGLQELAAEAAEILPPGQVAYVWIPRAENQHADRLANEAMDAGARGERWSPAGSTADLPAATPPPAAAPPDLSTPTTFVLLRHGETALTPEKRFSGSGGSDPALSGTGRRQAARTAEALAARGTVQAVVSSPLRRCRETAEAVAGRLGLAVTVDEGLRETAFGAWEGLTFGEVRERWPDQLTAWLAAPGAAPPGGESFEEVAARVAEARDRLRAAHAGRTVLLVSHVTPVKTLVRLALDAPWHSLFRMELAAASLSSVAYYADGNATVRLLNDTGHLL
- a CDS encoding LPFR motif small protein, whose product is MLKAVGDVFRQIGGALATVVTLPFRAVARLFGGASRTAHGHH